The Xenopus tropicalis strain Nigerian chromosome 1, UCB_Xtro_10.0, whole genome shotgun sequence DNA segment ATGCCTGGGCAAGATCAAGTTTTGCAAAAACCTTGCCACCAGCTAGTGCGGATAACAGTTGATTCACAGCAGGCACAGGATATGGATGCTGATTAACAGCTTTAATTAAAGAGTCTCACATCACCATTAGGCTTAAGAACTGGCACAATCGGGGTTGCccattgtgtgtgtgtcactggctCAAAGACCCCTTGTGCTGTGAGatgtttaagttcagcttcaATTTTTGGACGTAAAGCATATGGCACAGATCTGGCTTTCATGTGTATGGGTGAGATTGCAGGGTCTAATCTAAGTGACACAGGTGGACCCTTGTAAGTGCCTAGTTCATCTGCAAAAACTTGTGGAAATTCCTCAATGATCTTCATTACTGATCCCCCAGTGACAACATGGATGCCTTGGATGCTGATCTTTAATGGAGAGAACCAGTTCCTTCCCAAAAGGCtttttttaatacctttggcAACAATCAGGGGTAACATTCCGCTGAATGTGTTGTACTGAACACTCACATCACAACTTCCAAGAAGCTCAACAGACTGCCCATTATAGTCACGGAGTGTGCACCCTGGCTTTGATAATGTGGGAGGATTGTGAGGGAAcagtttatcaaataattcagagcttaTTATGGTAAATGCGGCTCCTGAGTcaatctccatttcacactgaTCACCATGTAAAAAACATTTGCAGTAATTTCAGAGTTTACGGGGCCCTTACTGTTGACACGTTGGATATGATACAGCTGGTTGACCTCTGTTCCAGTGGCTGCCCCTTTATTTGTTGGTAATTTTTTATGTGAAAACTTTGCATAATCACTTTGTTTTTCCTGATTAACCCTTGCTTTGCAAACACGTATTACATGGCCTTTCTTCTTGCAGTAATGACAGACAGCATTCTTAAAAGGGCATACAGAGCGTCTATGCTGACCACCACATCCAATACATGGTGTAAATGGTGATGCATTTGTTGCAAAATAGTCTTTTGGTTTGTTGTTTTGAAAATGAATGTCATTTCCCTGTTTGGAGGATATGGTGTGCACACTGGTTGCTGTATGATGAATTTCCTTAGTGTGTAAAAGTGCAGTTTCTGCAGCCAAGGCCTTCTCCTGCGCAGCTGCAAGTGTCAGGTTAGGCTCAGCGAGAAGCCGGCGCTGCAAGGCCTCATTCTGAATCCCACAGACTAATTGATCTCTCAGCATATCATTTAGGAACTCTCCAAACTGGCAATGCTCTGCTATGTGCCGTAATTCTGCAATATAGGTAGAAATTGTTTCATCTGCTCTTTGGTTTCTTTTGTGGAAGTGAAATCTCTGTATAATGACAGATGGTGTTGGAGAAAAATGTGCCTTTAACATTGCTAGTAACTTCTCATAAGTCTTTGTT contains these protein-coding regions:
- the LOC116411984 gene encoding uncharacterized protein LOC116411984; translation: MATLGHMEEFDVSDPSSWDSYAERLSYFLEANTIANPEQKRAVLLTVCGPKTFAVIRSLTAPASPKTKTYEKLLAMLKAHFSPTPSVIIQRFHFHKRNQRADETISTYIAELRHIAEHCQFGEFLNDMLRDQLVCGIQNEALQRRLLAEPNLTLAAAQEKALAAETALLHTKEIHHTATSVHTISSKQGNDIHFQNNKPKDYFATNASPFTPCIGCGGQHRRSVCPFKNAVCHYCKKKGHVIRVCKARVNQEKQSDYAKFSHKKLPTNKGAATGTEVNQLYHIQRVNM